Proteins co-encoded in one Dreissena polymorpha isolate Duluth1 chromosome 12, UMN_Dpol_1.0, whole genome shotgun sequence genomic window:
- the LOC127852147 gene encoding uncharacterized protein LOC127852147 produces the protein MILIQDDIWTRRNSRLKSKDKMALPVLPKKIRRTVIFLVALLIAIYALHETSSYFSESSFNNSSNKVTNPRFLVDTPLCKIPYIDPFDITLKYLVRKTDKWICPVEKGLTYQTGKEISINWTIARSMNVIGGVKYCTFTPLYRPNYTPTHNNYLRFLAESAPFHSSVTVNEEFVKTTCYDGNEKNIYNNFHAFIQRNASMDSVYKERFLKHVIRDKITEKLNIMMIGMDSVSRLSFIRQMVETKKFLDETMGAFDMSGYNKVADNTFINIVPMTMGKFVSEMPWDESKSAVPFDDFKFIWNNFSESGYRTFYAEDAPEISIFDFLKAGFKTPPSDHFNRPMSIAMELKQDLWTNNHHCFQDRLETDIVLQYLLDFVETYQHEPHFAFTFITRLSHDDVNSAGAADEPYYKFFKILHERDLIRNTVIFFYSDHGMRFGKIRETYIGKLEERLPLMYVVVPKWLTESYPFIKSNLQINQHRLTTPFDVYETLLDILQFNGKKPNSESETRGISWFREVPIQRSCDGAGILPHWCTCLHHEKLQTTDEVVLKASVVLLSEILKEIEPYFDICETLTLYKVIEATRLVESDEVLRFLATKTSTTDQRHIFGSKTKTLEDIQVVIETVPGNALFEATVRFSTMYNSFKVVGDVSRINIYGHQSDCIEVFKLKKYCQCKDSIK, from the exons ATGATTCTTATACAAGATGACATCTGGACAAGACGTAATTCGAGATTGAAATCAAAAG aTAAGATGGCTCTACCAGTCCTCCCAAAGAAGATCCGTCGCACAGTTATTTTCCTTGTGGCCCTCCTTATTGCAATCTATGCTCTTCATGAAACATCGTCCTACTTCAGCGAGTCCTCTTTCAACAATAGCAGCAACAAGGTAACAAATCCTCGCTTCTTGGTAGATACGCCGCTGTGTAAAATACCCTACATTGATCCGTTTGATATAACGTTGAAATACCTTGTTCGCAAGACTGATAAATGGATCTGCCCTGTGGAGAAAGGCTTGACGTATCAAACGGGGAAAGAGATCAGTATCAACTGGACCATAGCTAGATCTATGAATGTAATAGGTGGTGTGAAGTATTGTACTTTTACGCCACTGTATAGACCAAACTATACACCGACCCATAACAATTACTTAAGGTTCCTGGCAGAAAGTGCTCCATTCCATAGTTCAGTTACAGTTAATGAGGAGTTTGTAAAGACTACTTGCTACGACGGAAATGagaaaaatatttacaacaacTTCCATGCGTTTATTCAGAGAAATGCGTCAATGGATTCTGTATACAAGGAACGGTTTCTGAAGCATGTGATACGAGACAAGATCACAGAGAAGCTCAACATAATGATGATAGGCATGGACTCTGTATCAAGACTGAGCTTTATCAGACAGATGGTAGAAACCAAGAAATTCTTAGATGAAACCATGGGCGCTTTTGATATGTCTGGTTACAATAAAGTTGCTGACAACACATTTATCAACATAGTTCCAATGACGATGGGCAAGTTTGTCAGTGAAATGCCATGGGATGAAAGCAAATCGGCAGTTCCGTTTGACGATTTTAAGTTTATTTGGAATAATTTCTCTGAAAGTGGGTATCGAACATTTTATGCGGAAGATGCGCCTGAAATATCAATCTTTGATTTCCTAAAAGCAGGCTTCAAGACTCCCCCATCGGACCATTTTAACAGACCTATGAGTATTGCCATGGAGCTGAAGCAAGATCTCTGGACAAATAACCATCACTGTTTTCAAGATAGGCTAGAGACCGATATCGTACTGCAGTACCTCCTTGACTTTGTAGAAACCTACCAGCACGAGCCTCATTTTGCTTTCACGTTCATTACAAGACTCTCACATGACGATGTCAACAGCGCTGGGGCAGCAGATGAACCTTATTACAAGTTCTTCAAAATATTGCATGAGAGAGATCTTATTAGAAACACGGTTATTTTCTTTTATAGTGACCATGGAATGCGGTTTGGAAAAATTCGCGAAACTTACATAGGTAAGCTGGAAGAAAGGCTTCCCTTAATGTACGTTGTAGTGCCCAAGTGGTTAACTGAAAGTTATCCATTTATTAAAAGTAATCTACAGATAAATCAGCATAGATTGACAACACCGTTTGACGTGTATGAGACGTTGTTGGATATTTTGCAATTCAATGGCAAGAAACCCAATTCAGAGAGTGAAACTCGTGGCATTAGCTGGTTTAGGGAAGTTCCAATTCAAAGATCATGTGACGGGGCAGGGATTCTTCCCCATTGGTGCACATGTCTGCATCACGAGAAACTTCAAACAACAGACGAAGTTGTCCTGAAAGCAAGTGTTGTTTTGCTGTCAGAGATTTTGAAAGAAATCGAACCCTACTTTGATATTTGTGAAACGCTGACATTGTACAAAGTTATAGAAGCGACTCGTTTGGTAGAATCAGATGAAGTTTTGAGGTTTTTAGCTACAAAAACCAGCACAACAGATCAGAGACACATTTTTGgtagtaaaacaaaaacactggAAGATATCCAGGTTGTGATAGAAACTGTTCCTGGAAATGCCCTGTTTGAAGCAACTGTGCGATTCAGCACGATGTACAACAGTTTTAAGGTTGTTGGCGATGTTAGTAGAATAAACATCTACGGCCATCAGTCGGACTGTATTGAGGTCTTCAAATTGAAGAAGTACTGCCAATGCAAGGATTCCATTAAGTAa